A region from the Myripristis murdjan chromosome 23, fMyrMur1.1, whole genome shotgun sequence genome encodes:
- the LOC115355403 gene encoding overexpressed in colon carcinoma 1 protein-like, translating to MGCGNSSATNTSSTGGPSDASKEVAEECVPEDDKRKNYGGVYVGLPTDLSNIPQVQIGSLRENERGALSLRRPLWGDGFQS from the exons ATGGGATGTGGGAATTCCTCTGCtaccaacaccagcagcactgGAG GTCCCAGTGATGCATCCAAAGAAGT AGCAGAAGAGTGTGTGCCAGAAGACGATAAAAGAAA gaACTATggaggtgtgtatgtgggtcTGCCTACAGACCTGAGCAACATTCCTCAAGTCCAGATAGGATCGCTcagag AGAACGAGCGAGGGGCGTTGTCCCTCAGGAGGCCACTGTGGGGGGACGGATTCCAGTCTTAA